The nucleotide window CACGTCCCTTCGGGCAGCTCTACGTGCACGAGGCTTTCGGAACCCATGTGCTCAATGAGCGTGACCTCGCCAGAGAAGGTTCCCGGCCCGGTGGAGCGGATGAATTCCGCGTCTTCGGGGCGAAAGCCTAGGAGCCTGCCGCCCGCGCGCAGGAGATTCATCGGAGGGGAGCCAATGAAGCCCGCCGTGAAGATATTCGCCGGATTTCGATAGAGTTCAAGCGGAGCCGCTACCTGTTGCACCTCGCCTCCATTCATCACACAGATGCGATCTCCCAGCGTCATCGCCTCCACCTGGTCATGGGTGACATAGATCATGGTGGAGCCGAGAAGCTTGTGTAGGGCGCCGAGTTCAGCGCGCATCGCGACGCGCATCTTTGCGTCGAGGTTCGAAAGCGGCTCATCGAACAGGAAGACTTTCGGCTTTCGTACGATGGCTCGACCCAACGCCACGCGCTGGCGCTGACCGCCCGACAGGGCTTTGGGCGCGCGGCTGAGGAGGGGCGTGAGTTCGAGCATCTCTGCGGCCTCGCCCACCCGTTTGTCGATCTCCGCCTTGGGATGGCCGCGCATTTTGAGTCCGAAGGCCATGTTATCGTACACGCTCATGTGTGGATAGAGCGCGTAATTCTGGAAGACCATCGCGATATCGCGGTCTCTCGGGTGAACATCGTTTATGACCCGTCCGTCGAGGGTGATCGTGCCACCGGAGATTGTCTCGAGCCCCGCTATCATGCGCAGGGTGGTCGACTTGCCGCAACCAGAGGGGCCCACCAGCACCATGAATTCGCCGGAGGCAATCTCGAGGTTCAAGCCCCGCACAGCAAGATGTTCGGAGCCGGAACGATCGAGGTAGCGCTTTTCAACGAGCTGGAGCTTTACCGCGGCCATGGAGGAAGCCACTCACGATGATATCCCAATGCAGGGGCGCAACGCTAACCCACGAGGTTAATCGCGTGCGCCTCAAGCCCGTCGAATGTCGCGGTCCTGTAACGTGAGTCCTGCGGAAGCTCCGCTGCCGGATCGAGCTACGTTTTTTCTATGCTGATCTGGAGTGCGGTGGGAGGCCGGCCTTCCGCAGTTGCAACGAGCCGGGCGGTGCCCTGGCCTCCAACTGTCGCCCTAAGGATCACCAGTGCAAGCCCGTTAAAAAGCCGACTTCTGGAGCCCTTGAGCGGAAGGTGGCTCGTCGGATCGCCATTATCAACGGCGACAATCTCGATTGGACCTTCGACTTGGTAATCCAGACCTGCCTTCGCGTTAGGAACAATATCCCCTAGGCCATCAAGGGCGGAAACAGTTATGAACGCGAGATCGCGGCCGTCACTCGTAAGGGAGTCTTTCTCGCTCTTGAGTCCCAGGCGCAAAAATTCCCCCGTGGTGCGTCGCTGTGCCGAGGCCCAGGCCGCGCCATACTTGTAGACCGCCACACGGACCACTCCCGGTTGGAAGCGTACTTCATCCCACCGGAACCGATGTGCGCCTTTTTGCCGACGCTTCCGGCCCTGTGAAACCTCATTGATGAACAGTTCCGCCTCGTCCCCATTACTGTACACGTGGACGGGTGTGACCTCTCCTTCGCGCCCCTGCCAGTTCCAATGAGGGAGTATGTGCGCCATCGGGAAGTCCGGGCGCCAACGCGATTGGTAGAGAAAGAAGCGGTCCTTTGGAAATCCGCAAAGATCGACGATGCCAAAATAGCTCGAACGGGAAGGGATGGCGACGCCGTTGATCTGCTCAAGTTCGCGTCGTTTGCGCTCGCGTTCCACAGGATCCGGGAAATTCAAGGCGTTTGTGGGATCGATATTGTACGGGGTGGGCTCGCCCAG belongs to Opitutaceae bacterium and includes:
- a CDS encoding ATP-binding cassette domain-containing protein; translation: MAAVKLQLVEKRYLDRSGSEHLAVRGLNLEIASGEFMVLVGPSGCGKSTTLRMIAGLETISGGTITLDGRVINDVHPRDRDIAMVFQNYALYPHMSVYDNMAFGLKMRGHPKAEIDKRVGEAAEMLELTPLLSRAPKALSGGQRQRVALGRAIVRKPKVFLFDEPLSNLDAKMRVAMRAELGALHKLLGSTMIYVTHDQVEAMTLGDRICVMNGGEVQQVAAPLELYRNPANIFTAGFIGSPPMNLLRAGGRLLGFRPEDAEFIRSTGPGTFSGEVTLIEHMGSESLVHVELPEGTCIIRSAPTAVAAAGDVVHFRIRDGCERFFDPVSGLACHAGRAA